The following proteins are encoded in a genomic region of Cydia fagiglandana chromosome 26, ilCydFagi1.1, whole genome shotgun sequence:
- the LOC134677257 gene encoding uncharacterized protein LOC134677257: MDDILLARLRLINDKLTTDLEVIPVTVNLENLAQAQITYGKLEASLKRLNGDLTEYFRLASTPASDEICLISELQLQAEETLAELKVKIDQISTSSKPSEKLTEANSSCRLPKLQLPVYNGDVLAWYEFWDAFRSNIDARSLPDVDKLSYLKTSVTEDAKRAIDGLATTSTNYAIAVSILKERFGKTSHLIDAHYATLYKIKMAKGNADDCRRTFNEIERNLKIL; encoded by the coding sequence ATGGACGACATTCTTTTAGCAAGGCTTAGGCTCATTAACGACAAACTCACAACGGACTTAGAAGTAATTCCGGTTACtgttaatttagaaaatttaGCACAGGCTCAGATTACCTACGGTAAATTAGAAGCATCACTGAAAAGACTTAACGGAGACCTGACGGAGTACTTTAGGCTGGCTTCGACACCCGCATCTGATGAAATCTGCTTGATAAGTGAACTTCAACTTCAAGCAGAAGAGACTTTAGCTGAACTTAAGGTGAAGATCGACCAAATATCCACATCAAGCAAACCATCAGAGAAGCTGACTGAAGCGAACTCCTCGTGCAGACTTCCTAAGCTTCAGCTGCCGGTGTATAATGGGGATGTACTGGCGTGGTATGAATTTTGGGATGCCTTCAGAAGCAACATCGATGCAAGGAGCCTGCCGGATGTGGACAAGCTTTCGTATCTTAAGACTTCAGTCACGGAAGATGCCAAAAGAGCCATTGACGGTCTAGCGACTACTAGCACCAACTATGCTATTGCGGTTTCAATACTGAAGGAAAGGTTCGGGAAAACTTCACATCTCATAGATGCGCATTATGCCACattatataaaattaagatGGCCAAAGGCAATGCGGATGATTGCAGAAGGACTTTCAACGAGATTGAAAGGAACCTTAAGATTTTATAA
- the LOC134677258 gene encoding uncharacterized protein LOC134677258, producing MLLEKFPSDLVYEIKLKVKDDSIQELRSQLDKIITAKEDAERISSRKRPLDSEASTVGILHVNAKRARYASQSQLHHSNQSKQNQQGGFDKRPVQKKFKGFKKNNNRDNRPDQTPTSRKGVTESLQEQSSSSVKKGLVCVFCSGDHYNDQCKEASTLRERKKRLFRRCFICFKQNHLAKDCKKGYNGEETVLTVLEEGITALQTATVYASPLDDKNKLFKYRLLLDPGSQRSYVTFRTAKELKLPVEEESHLVVFTFGDDPPREIHSPIVTLHLLSRTNKNIVIQANCVEHISRGYIPNVKMKNLPESYTLADDGSLSGPVQILVGNEYYCNITYEKKVQLDSNLFLIDSALGWIISGRAEPQLRDESYVVTYTQTCIETKLHQPDPPLCNGDIKSLWELECIGISDSPRATREEEAIKYFNDTTLKLNNRYTVSWPWITYPPDLPNNFGMAFGRLSSLLKRMDQDTLVAYSDTFKQQLDKGIIEVVPSSRTSTGNVVHYLPFHGVRHRGKPMRIVYDASSKSSKDTKSLNECLYRGPLMLEDLTGLLIKFRTHRIGLTSDIEKAFLQMALHEKDRDVTRFLWLKDTSKPVSQDNLLYLRFCRVPFGVISSPFLLNATIKHHLSNAEDQQVRQKANDIYVDNFVSGTDTTDEAMKLYKNLKGSFQDISMSLRDWSSNSKEFMKKVSDTCKEDKVKVLGLEWDIKKDTLQLKPNLQEEAVTKRGILKTIASIYDPCGYAVPYTLSSKLFLQELWKAGVSWDSPLSSELTEEWNKIRQNLEAIRKVSVDRCYMKTPVGKGYQLHCFTDASLQAYAASVFLVCGSEKSFIIGKSRLIPIKDQESLKIPRLELLGVLIGSRLIKFVLKFLQQKIVRQVLWTDSQIVIEWCKSDKLLPPFVARRIEEIKTNKDLEIRYLPTDLNPADVGTRPTCSREDREKWLSGPQFIVQDPKTWPTTTGGGPTSSLLIGEGLGIQEYEELMEIVDPDIHNVSPMETEDSITEKEVASHDNDQMPDKLLKLKEIQAEYFPLEVEGKVTSLSLNLGIFKDIDELLRCKGRMKHADWSFDKRYPILIPKDSDFTNEIIMKTHQENKHVGVSHTLDKIRETYWIPQGRSQVQKILKKCSECMKHDGGPYKLPETPALPKERVNYSSPFTYVGTDYLGPLIVNNGNGNCKRWISLYTCLAVRAIHLEVVKDLTAEEGLMALRRMISARGVPTLITSDNAAHYKLLSEILQNPYCVEKEIRWKFIPQLAPWHGGFYERLVGLVKNCMKKTLQKHLLNDTQLVTAVKEIEAVLNTRPLTYVDSEPDHVLKPSDFLTMGKCIITETSDKDPRTSQGTVTKDNLIKGWKKARIILREFKEMFENRYLLNLRERYSHHPKEPRVTSKVAPKIGQIVQIKGDTKNRINWKVGKIVSLKEGADGLCRVATVRVGDTEYTRSIAHLYPLEIEDGEEQCKQTSSYEESVEEPVQLPDFPRPLDKDDVTIESLKQRWASFE from the exons ATGCTACTAGAGAAGTTTCCTTCTGATCTAGTATATGAGATAAAACTTAAAGTTAAGGATGATTCCATTCAAGAACTGAGAAGCCAACTGGACAAAATAATCACTGCCAAGGAGGATGCGGAGAGGATATCGAGTAGGAAACGCCCTCTGGACTCGGAAGCTAGTACGGTCGGGATTCTTCATGTGAATGCGAAACGCGCGAGATACGCAAGTCAGTCCCAACTACATCACAGTAATCAGAGTAAACAAAACCAGCAGGGAGGCTTCGATAAGAGACCGGTACAGAAGAAGTTCAAAGGTTTCAAGAAAAATAACAATAGAGACAACAGACCAGACCAAACTCCAACTTCAAGAAAGGGTGTGACCGAATCTCTTCAGGAGCAAAGCTCTTCAAGTGTTAAGAAAGGATTGGTGTGTGTATTTTGCAGCGGCGATCATTATAATGACCAATGTAAAGAAGCTTCTACGTTGAGAGAAAGGAAAAAGCGTCTCTTCAGACGATGCTTCATCTGTTTCAAGCAGAATCACTTGGCAAAAGACTGTAAGA AAGGATACAACGGAGAAGAAACAGTCCTGACTGTTCTAGAAGAGGGAATCACTGCACTCCAAACGGCAACAGTTTATGCAAGCCCCCTAGATGATAAGAATAAACTATTTAAATATAGACTTCTCTTAGATCCAGGTTCCCAACGCTCTTATGTAACATTCCGGACCGCAAAGGAACTAAAGCTTCCCGTCGAAGAAGAGAGTCATCTAGTAGTATTCACCTTCGGCGACGATCCTCCCAGAGAGATACATAGCCCAATAGTCACTCTTCATCTACTATCTAGAACAAacaagaacatagtaatacaggCTAACTGCGTAGAGCATATCTCCAGAGGTTATATACCTAATGTCAAGATGAAGAACTTACCGGAGTCATATACACTAGCGGACGATGGGTCGCTAAGCGGACCTGTACAGATCTTGGTTGGAAACGAATATTACTGCAACATAACTTACGAGAAAAAGGTACAACTGGATAGCAATTTGTTTCTAATCGACTCTGCACTTGGTTGGATAATTAGTGGTAGAGCAGAACCACAGCTTAGAGACGAGTCGTACGTAGTGACTTACACTCAGACTTGCATTGAAACGAAGCTTCATCAGCCAGATCCACCTCTTTGTAATGGAGACATAAAGAGCCTTTGGGAACTAGAATGCATAGGTATTAGCGATTCCCCAAGAGCAACTAGAGAAGAAGAAGCCATCAAATATTTTAATGATAcaactttaaaattaaataatcgatACACGGTAAGCTGGCCTTGGATAACTTATCCACCGGATTTACCTAATAATTTTGGAATGGCTTTTGGTCGTTTATCAAGCTTATTGAAACGTATGGATCAAGATACGTTAGTAGCATACAGCGATACGTTTAAACAACAATTAGATAAGGGTATAATAGAAGTTGTACCCTCTTCAAGAACGTCAACAGGTAACGTCGTTCACTACCTACCTTTCCATGGAGTACGTCATCGAGGAAAACCTATGAGAATAGTTTATGATGCTAGCTCTAAGAGTAGCAAAGACACCAAGAGTCTGAACGAATGTTTGTACAGAGGACCACTCATGTTAGAAGACCTCACGGGCTTACTTATAAAATTTAGAACTCATAGGATAGGTTTAACCTCGGATATTGAAAAGGCGTTTCTACAGATGGCGTTACACGAGAAGGATCGTGATGTAACCAGATTCTTGTGGCTCAAAGATACCTCTAAACCTGTATCTCAAGACAACCTACTATACCTTAGGTTTTGTAGAGTTCCATTTGGCGTCATTTCATCACCGTTTTTGCTTAATGCGACTATTAAGCACCACCTGTCCAATGCAGAAGATCAGCAAGTCAGACAGAAAGCAAATGACATATATGTGGATAACTTTGTTTCGGGTACCGACACTACGGATGAGGCGATGAAACTCTACAAAAATCTAAAAGGATCTTTTCAAGATATTTCAATGTCACTCAGAGATTGGAGTTCAAATTCTAAGGAATTTATGAAGAAAGTCTCTGATACATGTAAAGAAGATAAAGTAAAGGTACTTGGCTTAGAATGGGACATCAAAAAGGATACTCTTCAGTTGAAACCTAACTTACAAGAAGAAGCTGTCACAAAAAGAGGAATACTGAAGACTATTGCATCAATCTACGATCCATGTGGTTATGCAGTACCCTATACCCTATCATCTAAACTCTTTTTACAAGAGCTTTGGAAAGCTGGAGTGTCATGGGACTCACCATTATCAAGCGAACTAACGGAAGAATGGAACAAGATCCGACAGAACTTAGAAGCCATTAGGAAGGTGTCGGTGGACAGATGCTACATGAAGACACCAGTGGGAAAAGGCTACCAACTACACTGTTTCACCGATGCCTCTCTACAGGCTTATGCAGCATCAGTCTTTTTAGTTTGCGGCTCGGAGAAAAGCTTCATTATTGGTAAATCTCGTCTGATACCAATAAAGGACCAGGAGAGTCTCAAGATACCTCGTCTTGAACTTTTAGGAGTACTGATTGGCAGTAGACTGATAAAGTTCGTTCTTAAGTTTCTCCAACAGAAGATAGTAAGGCAAGTCTTATGGACCGACAGCCAGATCGTCATAGAATGGTGCAAATCTGACAAGCTATTGCCACCCTTCGTTGCCAGGCGGATAGAAGAGATCAAAACAAATAAAGATCTGGAGATCAGATACCTTCCAACAGACTTAAATCCAGCTGACGTCGGCACCAGACCCACCTGCTCGAGAGAGGACAGGGAGAAATGGCTGAGTGGTCCACAATTTATAGTTCAAGATCCGAAGACGTGGCCAACAACTACTGGCGGTGGACCAACCAGTTCTCTCTTGATTGGGGAGGGTCTTGGGATCCAAGAATACGAAGAACTGATGGAAATAGTTGATCCAGATATACACAACGTTAGTCCGATGGAAACGGAGGACAGTATAACTGAAAAGGAAGTAGCGAGTCATGACAATGATCAAATGCCAGATAAGTTACTAAAATTGAAAGAAATTCAAGCTGAATACTTTCCTCTAGAGGTGGAAGGAAAGGTAACTAGTTTAAGTTTGAATTTAGGCATATTTAAAGACATAGATGAGTTACTGAGGTGTAAAGGTCGTATGAAACACGCAGACTGGTCATTTGATAAACGCTACCCTATACTTATACCAAAAGATTCAGATTTCACCAACGAAATTATAATGAAGACTCATCAAGAAAATAAGCATGTTGGAGTAAGTCACACGTTAGACAAGATAAGGGAAACTTACTGGATACCTCAAGGAAGAAGCCAAGTTCAAAAGATTTTGAAGAAGTGCTCCGAATGTATGAAGCATGACGGAGGGCCATATAAACTACCAGAAACTCCTGCGTTACCGAAAGAGAGGGTCAATTATAGCTCACCATTCACATACGTTGGTACCGACTATCTAGGACCACTTATAGTTAACAATGGGAATGGCAATTGTAAAAGGTGGATTAGCCTCTACACATGCTTAGCCGTAAGAGCCATTCACTTAGAAGTTGTAAAGGACCTAACTGCGGAAGAAGGTTTAATGGCCTTACGTAGAATGATTTCAGCAAGAGGTGTACCTACCTTAATAACGTCTGATAATGCGGCTCACTACAAGTTACTCTCAGAGATTCTTCAGAACCCATACTGCGTAGAGAAAGAGATAAGATGGAAATTTATACCACAGTTAGCTCCATGGCATGGAGGATTCTATGAGAGATTAGTTGGTTTGGTTAAAAACTGTATGAAGAAAACATTACAGAAACATTTGTTGAATGACACCCAACTAGTAACAGCGGTGAAAGAAATAGAAGCAGTTCTTAACACAAGACCCTTAACTTACGTAGATTCAGAGCCGGATCATGTACTAAAACCTTCAGACTTTCTTACTATGGGAAAGTGTATCATTACGGAAACTTCAGATAAGGATCCTAGGACGTCGCAAGGGACGGTGACTAAGGACAATTTAATTAAAGGTTGGAAGAAAGCACGGATAATTCTACGAGAATTTAAAGAGATGTTTGAAAACAGGTATCTCCTAAATTTGAGAGAAAGATATTCCCACCATCCTAAAGAACCTAGAGTAACATCAAAGGTAGCACCTAAGATAGGTCAAATCGTGCAGATTAAAGGTGACACGAAGAACAGGATAAATTGGAAAGTCGGGAAAATAGTATCTTTAAAGGAAGGCGCCGACGGTTTATGTAGGGTCGCCACGGTACGAGTAGGAGATACAGAATATACAAGATCTATCGCACATCTCTACCCGTTAGAGATCGAAGATGGAGAAGAACAGTGTAAACAAACATCATCTTATGAAGAAAGTGTAGAAGAACCGGTACAGCTTCCTGATTTTCCACGTCCACTAGACAAGGATGACGTGACGATAGAATCCCTCAAACAGAGATGGGCATCATTCGAATAA